Proteins found in one Paraburkholderia caballeronis genomic segment:
- the lplT gene encoding lysophospholipid transporter LplT, translated as MKKGFHTIIAAQFVSSLADNALLIAAIALLTVIRSAAWVTPLLQIFFTVSYVVLAPFAGAFADALQKRHVMFVSNALKAGGCLLMIAGVHPMLAYGVVGLGAAAYSPAKYGILTELLPAEKLVAANAWLESATVLSTIAGTMLGGALISHYAQRFVVRMHVPLIHSAADLAMLAVMLTYAAAALINIGIPDTGARYPNRLTQPSALVGDFVHCFNALWADRLAQIALWVTTLMWGAAVTLQLLVLKWADANLGLSLSKAAVMQGVAGLGIALGAGAAAAWVSLRGSLRVLPVGVATGVIAIAMAFYGKGLFPAGAALRIGPYALPLYLLFAYPLMVLLGALAGFFIVPMNALLQHRGATLLSAGHSIAVQNFNQNIAVLLMLGAYALLLTAKVPVQWIIVWFGLFVSAMIALAMRRSATHARAADLRAMIDE; from the coding sequence ATGAAGAAAGGCTTCCATACGATCATCGCCGCGCAGTTCGTGTCGTCGCTCGCCGACAACGCGCTGCTGATCGCCGCGATCGCGCTCCTGACGGTGATCCGCTCGGCCGCGTGGGTCACGCCGCTGCTGCAGATTTTCTTCACGGTGTCGTACGTCGTGCTGGCGCCGTTCGCCGGCGCGTTCGCGGACGCGCTGCAGAAGCGCCACGTGATGTTCGTGTCGAACGCGCTGAAGGCCGGCGGCTGCCTGCTGATGATCGCGGGCGTGCATCCGATGCTCGCGTATGGCGTCGTCGGCCTCGGCGCGGCCGCGTATTCGCCCGCGAAATACGGGATCCTGACCGAACTGCTGCCGGCCGAAAAACTCGTCGCCGCGAACGCGTGGCTCGAATCGGCGACCGTGCTGTCGACGATCGCCGGCACGATGCTCGGCGGCGCGCTGATCAGCCACTACGCGCAACGCTTCGTCGTGCGCATGCACGTGCCGCTGATCCACTCGGCCGCCGACCTCGCGATGCTCGCGGTGATGCTCACGTATGCGGCCGCCGCGCTCATCAACATCGGCATACCGGACACCGGCGCGCGTTATCCGAACCGTTTGACGCAACCGTCCGCGCTCGTCGGCGACTTCGTCCACTGCTTCAACGCGCTGTGGGCCGACCGGCTCGCGCAGATCGCGCTATGGGTCACGACGCTGATGTGGGGCGCGGCGGTCACGCTGCAACTGCTCGTGCTGAAGTGGGCCGACGCGAACCTCGGGCTGTCGCTGTCGAAGGCGGCCGTGATGCAGGGCGTGGCCGGGCTCGGCATCGCGCTCGGCGCGGGCGCGGCCGCCGCCTGGGTGTCGCTGCGCGGCTCGCTGCGGGTGCTGCCGGTCGGCGTCGCGACCGGCGTCATCGCGATCGCGATGGCGTTCTACGGCAAAGGGCTGTTCCCGGCCGGCGCCGCACTGCGCATCGGCCCGTATGCGCTGCCGCTCTACCTGCTGTTCGCGTATCCGCTGATGGTGCTGCTCGGCGCGCTGGCAGGTTTCTTCATCGTGCCGATGAACGCGCTGCTCCAGCATCGCGGCGCGACGCTGCTGTCGGCGGGCCACTCGATCGCCGTGCAGAACTTCAACCAGAACATCGCGGTGCTGCTGATGCTCGGCGCGTATGCGCTGCTGCTCACCGCGAAGGTGCCGGTGCAGTGGATCATCGTCTGGTTCGGGCTGTTCGTCAGTGCGATGATCGCGCTTGCGATGCGCCGCAGTGCGACCCATGCCCGCGCAGCGGACCTGCGTGCGATGATCGACGAATGA
- a CDS encoding inositol monophosphatase family protein produces the protein MHPMLNIAVKAARRAGQIINRASLDLDLVQVSKKQHNDFVTEVDKAAEAAIIDTLKTAYPDHAILAEESGRSDNESEYQWIIDPLDGTTNFIHGFQYYCVSIALAHKGIVTQAVVYDPTRNDLFTASRGRGAFLNDRRIRVGRRDRLADGLIGTGFPFREKDGIEAYTALFTDMTNACAGLRRPGAAALDLANVAAGRMDGFFEQGLNPWDVAAGGLLVTEAGGLIGNYTGDSDFLHVGEVVAGNPKIYAQMVPILSKYSHVKAA, from the coding sequence ATGCATCCCATGCTCAACATCGCTGTCAAGGCCGCGCGCCGCGCCGGACAGATCATCAACCGCGCGTCGCTCGACCTCGACCTCGTGCAGGTGTCGAAGAAGCAGCACAACGATTTCGTCACGGAAGTGGACAAGGCGGCCGAAGCCGCGATCATCGACACGCTGAAGACCGCCTATCCCGACCACGCGATCCTCGCCGAAGAATCCGGCCGCTCGGACAACGAGTCCGAATACCAGTGGATCATCGACCCGCTCGACGGCACGACGAATTTCATCCACGGCTTCCAGTATTACTGCGTGTCGATCGCGCTCGCGCACAAGGGCATCGTCACCCAGGCGGTCGTCTACGACCCGACGCGCAACGACCTGTTCACCGCGTCGCGCGGCCGCGGCGCGTTCCTGAACGACCGCCGCATCCGCGTCGGCCGCCGCGACCGGCTCGCGGACGGCCTGATCGGCACTGGCTTCCCGTTCCGTGAGAAGGACGGCATCGAGGCGTACACGGCGCTCTTCACCGACATGACCAACGCGTGCGCGGGCCTGCGCCGTCCGGGCGCGGCCGCGCTCGACCTCGCGAACGTCGCGGCCGGCCGCATGGACGGCTTCTTCGAACAGGGCCTCAACCCGTGGGACGTCGCGGCGGGCGGCCTGCTCGTCACCGAGGCGGGCGGCCTGATCGGCAACTACACCGGCGACTCCGACTTCCTGCACGTCGGCGAAGTGGTCGCGGGCAATCCGAAGATCTACGCGCAGATGGTGCCGATCCTGTCGAAGTATTCGCACGTGAAGGCGGCCTGA
- a CDS encoding RNA methyltransferase: MRFAVRGPSRSILVQPVSPSVAPHADTPEPLRGGFTSTRFVLVEPSHPGNVGAAARALKTMGFSRLVLVAPRVAQVQNDPEAIAMASGADDVLAGAHVVPTLADALAGVQWSLALTARTREYGPLPRAPREAASDAGRQVRHGDIALVFGNERTGLSNEHVERCSALAHIPANPAYSSLNLAQAVQVLAYELRLAYLDQPASAPDAVAPDMGATPLAASEDIERMFVHLENALIALEFLDPANPKKLMSRLRRMFSRSGLEREEVNIVRGIAKHILLLKGRGDGDVR, encoded by the coding sequence ATGCGTTTCGCCGTTCGCGGTCCGTCGAGATCCATCTTGGTCCAGCCTGTTTCCCCGTCCGTCGCCCCCCATGCCGATACGCCCGAGCCGTTGCGCGGCGGTTTCACGTCGACCCGCTTCGTGCTCGTCGAGCCGAGCCATCCCGGCAATGTCGGCGCGGCGGCGCGCGCGTTGAAGACGATGGGCTTCTCGCGGCTCGTGCTGGTCGCGCCGCGCGTCGCGCAGGTGCAGAACGATCCGGAGGCGATCGCGATGGCGAGCGGCGCGGACGACGTGCTGGCCGGCGCGCATGTGGTGCCGACGCTCGCGGACGCGCTCGCGGGCGTGCAATGGTCGCTTGCGCTGACCGCGCGCACGCGCGAGTACGGGCCGCTGCCGCGCGCGCCGCGCGAAGCGGCGTCCGACGCGGGCCGCCAGGTGCGGCACGGCGACATCGCGCTGGTGTTCGGCAACGAGCGCACCGGCCTGTCGAACGAGCACGTCGAACGATGCAGCGCGCTCGCGCACATTCCGGCCAATCCCGCGTACAGCTCGCTGAATCTCGCGCAGGCGGTGCAGGTGCTTGCGTACGAACTGCGGCTCGCGTATCTGGATCAGCCGGCCAGCGCGCCGGACGCGGTGGCGCCCGATATGGGCGCGACGCCGCTTGCGGCGAGCGAGGACATCGAACGGATGTTCGTGCACCTCGAAAACGCGCTGATCGCACTCGAATTCCTCGATCCCGCGAATCCGAAAAAGCTGATGTCGCGGCTGCGCCGCATGTTCTCGCGCTCGGGCCTGGAGCGCGAGGAGGTCAACATCGTGCGCGGCATCGCGAAACACATCCTGCTGCTGAAGGGCAGGGGCGACGGCGACGTCCGCTGA
- the cysE gene encoding serine O-acetyltransferase, which produces MFDRLREDIATIRERDPAARSAWEVLTCYPGLHALVLHRLAHACWRAKRRWLARFVSQLARFLTGIEIHPGATVGRRVFIDHGMGVVIGETAVVGDDCTIYQGVTLGGTSLTRGAKRHPTLGPGVIVGAGAKVLGSFTVGANAKIGSNAVVVKPVPAGGTAVGNPARVIVAARPAAGGMGDTGEAGGKTAADARRDGFCAYGITPNADDPVSLAIHGLIDHAATQAQRVDAIAAALEQLGARIDALHGEGATPIDLRRLSAVLEGSVAARDGGRSPS; this is translated from the coding sequence ATGTTCGACAGACTTCGTGAAGACATCGCGACGATCCGCGAGCGCGATCCCGCCGCCCGCAGCGCCTGGGAAGTGCTGACCTGTTATCCGGGGCTGCACGCGCTGGTGCTGCACCGTCTCGCGCATGCGTGCTGGCGTGCGAAGCGCCGCTGGCTCGCGCGCTTCGTGTCGCAGCTCGCGCGTTTTCTGACCGGCATCGAGATCCATCCGGGTGCGACGGTCGGCCGGCGCGTGTTCATCGACCACGGGATGGGCGTCGTGATCGGCGAGACGGCCGTGGTCGGCGACGACTGCACGATCTACCAGGGCGTGACGCTCGGCGGCACGTCGCTCACGCGCGGCGCGAAGCGTCATCCGACGCTCGGTCCGGGCGTGATCGTCGGCGCGGGCGCGAAGGTGCTCGGCAGCTTCACGGTCGGCGCGAACGCGAAGATCGGCTCGAACGCGGTCGTCGTGAAGCCGGTGCCGGCGGGCGGCACCGCGGTCGGCAATCCGGCGCGCGTGATCGTCGCCGCGCGTCCGGCGGCGGGCGGCATGGGGGACACGGGCGAAGCAGGCGGCAAGACCGCCGCCGACGCGCGGCGCGACGGCTTCTGCGCGTACGGGATCACGCCGAACGCGGACGATCCGGTGTCGCTCGCGATCCACGGCCTGATCGATCACGCGGCGACGCAGGCGCAGCGCGTCGACGCGATTGCGGCCGCGCTGGAGCAACTGGGTGCGCGCATCGATGCGCTGCATGGCGAAGGCGCGACGCCGATCGACTTGCGCCGGCTGTCGGCGGTGCTCGAAGGCAGTGTCGCAGCGCGCGACGGCGGGCGGAGTCCGTCGTGA
- a CDS encoding UDP-2,3-diacylglucosamine diphosphatase: protein MLQEKALRHAAAGVPGEGKRPHAARPFLFIADLHLNEQIPRTVAAFERFVAVTADQADSVFILGDLFEYWIGDDMLADPFVARMAAALHTLGERGIALYIMHGNRDFLLGKRFMKAAGAIWLPDPIAITAFGTRIALAHGDALCTDDRGYQVFRRFARNRAAQLLFLAWPFRWRRALAERMRRASEAGRERPTLPRYDVTPKGVAALFRRSRAATMIHGHTHRPAQHQEPGGTRWVLPDWDLDHGTPRGGYLRIDSEGFRMLPLD from the coding sequence ATGCTGCAGGAAAAGGCACTGCGACACGCCGCTGCGGGCGTGCCCGGCGAGGGCAAGCGCCCGCACGCGGCACGCCCGTTCCTGTTCATCGCGGACCTGCATCTGAACGAACAGATTCCGCGCACGGTCGCCGCGTTCGAGCGTTTCGTCGCGGTCACCGCGGACCAGGCCGACTCGGTGTTCATCCTCGGCGACCTGTTCGAATACTGGATCGGCGACGACATGCTCGCCGATCCGTTCGTCGCGCGGATGGCGGCCGCGCTGCATACGCTCGGCGAACGCGGCATCGCGCTGTACATCATGCACGGCAACCGCGACTTCCTGCTGGGCAAGCGCTTCATGAAGGCGGCCGGCGCGATCTGGCTGCCGGACCCGATCGCGATCACCGCGTTCGGCACGCGCATCGCGCTCGCGCACGGTGACGCGCTGTGCACCGACGATCGCGGTTATCAGGTGTTCCGGCGGTTCGCGCGCAATCGCGCCGCGCAACTGCTGTTTCTCGCGTGGCCGTTCCGCTGGCGGCGCGCGCTCGCGGAGCGCATGCGCCGCGCGAGCGAAGCGGGCCGCGAGCGGCCGACGCTGCCGCGCTACGACGTGACGCCGAAGGGCGTCGCCGCGCTGTTCAGGCGCAGCCGCGCGGCCACGATGATCCACGGCCATACCCACCGGCCCGCGCAGCACCAGGAGCCCGGCGGCACGCGCTGGGTGCTGCCCGACTGGGACCTCGACCACGGCACGCCGCGCGGCGGTTATCTGCGGATCGATTCGGAAGGGTTCAGGATGCTGCCGCTCGATTGA
- a CDS encoding peptidylprolyl isomerase encodes MVELHTNHGVIKLELDAEKAPKTVENFLNYVKKGHYDNTVFHRVIDGFMIQGGGFEPGMKQKPTDEPIDNEANNGLKNEKGSIAMARTNDPHSATAQFFINVNDNDFLNHSSPTPQGWGYTVFGKVVDGLDVVERIKKVKTGSKGFHQDVPVDDVVIEKAVVVE; translated from the coding sequence ATGGTCGAACTGCATACGAACCACGGCGTCATCAAGCTCGAACTCGACGCCGAAAAAGCCCCGAAGACGGTCGAGAACTTTTTGAACTACGTGAAGAAAGGCCACTACGACAACACCGTGTTCCATCGCGTGATCGACGGCTTCATGATCCAGGGCGGCGGCTTTGAGCCGGGCATGAAGCAGAAGCCGACCGACGAGCCGATCGACAACGAGGCGAACAACGGCCTGAAGAACGAAAAAGGCTCGATCGCGATGGCGCGCACGAACGACCCGCATTCGGCGACCGCCCAGTTCTTCATCAACGTGAACGACAACGACTTCCTGAACCACTCGTCGCCGACGCCGCAAGGCTGGGGTTATACGGTGTTCGGCAAGGTCGTCGACGGGCTCGACGTCGTCGAACGCATCAAGAAGGTGAAGACCGGCTCGAAGGGCTTCCATCAGGACGTGCCGGTGGACGACGTCGTGATCGAGAAGGCCGTCGTCGTCGAATAA
- a CDS encoding peptidylprolyl isomerase: protein MKWLMLALGSAALISNAPAFAQPAQPVVHPAVLFKTSAGDIRVELYPEKAPKTVDNFLAYVKSGQYNGTIFHRVIRGFMIQGGGYTTSFVEKPTRAPIPLESRNGLKNATGTIAMARTSDPNSATAQFFINTVDNAGLDYPNPDGNGYAVFGKVTQGMDVVKKIEATPTTTRGPMADVPQQEVVIQSATVVSK, encoded by the coding sequence ATGAAATGGTTGATGTTGGCGCTCGGCAGCGCCGCCCTGATCTCGAACGCACCCGCCTTTGCGCAGCCCGCCCAGCCGGTCGTCCATCCGGCCGTGCTGTTCAAGACGAGCGCCGGCGACATCCGCGTCGAGCTGTATCCGGAGAAGGCGCCGAAGACCGTTGACAACTTCCTCGCGTACGTGAAGTCTGGTCAGTACAACGGCACGATCTTCCATCGCGTGATTCGCGGCTTCATGATCCAGGGCGGCGGCTACACGACGAGCTTCGTCGAGAAGCCGACGCGCGCGCCGATCCCGCTCGAAAGCCGCAACGGGCTGAAGAACGCCACCGGCACGATCGCGATGGCGCGCACCAGCGATCCGAATTCCGCGACCGCGCAGTTCTTCATCAACACCGTCGACAACGCGGGCCTCGATTATCCGAACCCGGACGGCAACGGTTACGCGGTGTTCGGCAAGGTCACGCAGGGGATGGACGTCGTGAAGAAGATCGAGGCGACGCCGACCACCACGCGCGGCCCGATGGCCGACGTGCCGCAGCAGGAAGTCGTGATCCAGTCCGCGACCGTCGTCAGCAAGTAA
- a CDS encoding tetratricopeptide repeat protein yields the protein MKPSSGRAHRAATLAATALASVAFALCAMPVAHAAPPATADETPGADAAIARHDWAPALEELDARIQSNPRDVQAKFKRATILARLGRDDDAIAAFTELTQLYPELPEPYNNLATLLAKHGRLEDARVALETATRANPSYALAFENLGDLYLRLADASYRRAIALGRASGPTQQRLADLQKIVAPSSASARQPAADVAAPSAVPSAPAAGGYTNPGSPDLVNGTLFPFGGPTGSLAMPPYMAPSR from the coding sequence ATGAAACCTTCCAGCGGCCGCGCGCACCGCGCTGCGACCCTTGCCGCGACGGCTCTCGCCAGCGTCGCGTTCGCACTCTGCGCCATGCCCGTCGCGCACGCCGCGCCGCCCGCGACCGCCGACGAAACGCCCGGCGCGGACGCCGCGATCGCGCGTCACGACTGGGCGCCGGCGCTCGAAGAACTCGACGCGCGCATCCAGTCGAACCCGCGCGACGTGCAGGCGAAGTTCAAGCGCGCGACGATCCTCGCGCGCCTCGGCCGCGACGACGATGCAATCGCGGCGTTCACCGAACTCACGCAGCTGTATCCGGAACTGCCCGAGCCGTACAACAATCTCGCCACGCTGCTCGCGAAGCACGGCCGTCTCGAAGACGCGCGCGTCGCGCTCGAAACGGCGACCCGCGCGAACCCGTCGTACGCGCTCGCGTTCGAGAACCTCGGCGACCTGTACCTGCGTCTCGCGGATGCATCGTACCGGCGCGCGATCGCGCTCGGCCGCGCCAGCGGGCCGACACAGCAGCGCCTCGCCGACCTGCAGAAGATCGTCGCGCCGTCGTCCGCCTCCGCGCGGCAGCCGGCTGCCGACGTCGCCGCACCTTCCGCCGTCCCCTCCGCGCCCGCGGCGGGCGGTTACACGAACCCCGGATCGCCGGACCTGGTGAACGGCACGCTGTTCCCGTTCGGCGGTCCGACCGGTTCGCTCGCGATGCCGCCGTACATGGCGCCGTCGCGCTAG
- the cysS gene encoding cysteine--tRNA ligase, translated as MESLRIYNTLARDKQTFVPLQPGVVRMYVCGMTVYDYCHVGHARVMVVFDIVQRWLRTLGYGVTYVRNITDIDDKIIRRAVENGETIKSLTDRFIAALHEDADALGIERPDHEPRATEFIPQMLGMIEMLEANGYAYQGADGDVNYAVRRFAHYGALSGKSIEDLRAGERVAANDAKQDPLDFVLWKQAKAGEPADTGWDSKYGRGRPGWHIECSAMSCSLLGDHFDIHGGGQDLQFPHHENEIAQSEGATGQTFVNYWMHNGYVQIDNEKMSKSLGNFFTIREVLAQYDAEVVRFFIARAHYRSPLNYSDVHIDDARNALTRLYTALKDVTPDAGELDWSEPYAQRFRAAMNDDFNTPVAIAVLFELATEVNRTRDAAHARQLQRLARVIGLLVREPRVFLQQAAGAATEGALDAAAIEAQIAARTAAKQAKQYAEADRIRAELLEAGVALEDKPGGLTEWRRV; from the coding sequence ATGGAATCACTGCGCATCTACAACACGCTCGCGCGTGACAAGCAAACTTTCGTGCCTTTGCAACCCGGCGTCGTACGGATGTACGTGTGCGGGATGACGGTGTACGACTATTGTCATGTCGGCCATGCGCGTGTGATGGTGGTGTTCGATATCGTGCAGCGCTGGCTGCGCACGCTCGGCTACGGCGTGACTTATGTGCGCAACATCACCGACATCGACGACAAGATCATTCGTCGTGCTGTCGAGAACGGCGAGACGATCAAGTCGCTGACCGACCGCTTCATCGCCGCGCTTCACGAGGACGCGGACGCGCTCGGCATCGAGCGTCCCGATCACGAGCCGCGCGCGACGGAATTCATTCCGCAGATGCTCGGCATGATCGAAATGCTCGAAGCGAACGGTTACGCGTACCAGGGCGCGGACGGCGACGTGAACTATGCGGTGCGCAGGTTCGCGCACTACGGCGCGCTGTCGGGCAAGTCGATCGAGGACCTGCGCGCGGGCGAGCGTGTGGCGGCGAACGATGCGAAGCAGGATCCGCTTGACTTCGTGCTGTGGAAGCAGGCGAAGGCCGGCGAGCCGGCGGACACCGGCTGGGACTCGAAGTACGGACGCGGCCGGCCGGGCTGGCATATCGAATGCTCGGCGATGAGCTGCTCGCTGCTCGGCGATCATTTCGACATTCACGGCGGCGGCCAGGACCTGCAATTCCCGCACCACGAGAACGAGATCGCGCAGAGCGAAGGGGCGACCGGTCAAACGTTCGTCAACTACTGGATGCACAACGGCTACGTGCAGATCGACAATGAGAAGATGTCGAAGTCGCTCGGCAACTTCTTCACGATCCGCGAAGTGCTCGCGCAGTACGATGCGGAAGTCGTGCGCTTCTTCATCGCGCGCGCACACTATCGTTCGCCGCTGAACTACAGCGACGTGCACATCGACGATGCGCGCAACGCGCTCACGCGTCTCTACACGGCGCTGAAGGACGTGACGCCGGACGCGGGTGAACTCGACTGGAGCGAGCCGTACGCGCAGCGTTTTCGCGCGGCGATGAACGACGACTTCAACACGCCGGTCGCGATCGCGGTGCTGTTCGAACTGGCGACCGAAGTGAACCGCACGCGCGATGCCGCGCATGCGCGTCAGTTGCAGCGTCTTGCGCGCGTGATCGGGCTGCTCGTGCGCGAGCCGCGCGTGTTCCTGCAGCAGGCGGCGGGCGCCGCGACCGAAGGCGCGCTCGACGCGGCCGCGATCGAAGCGCAGATCGCCGCGCGCACGGCCGCGAAGCAGGCGAAGCAATATGCCGAGGCGGACCGGATTCGGGCCGAACTGCTCGAAGCCGGCGTCGCGCTCGAAGACAAACCGGGCGGATTGACCGAGTGGCGCCGCGTTTAA
- a CDS encoding DNA-3-methyladenine glycosylase family protein, translated as MATATKTQAKRPASPTGAAAAAKNARSGGAAKTARNAGNAKTATAAKKTPVKRVLNGASDGAHKIARKRAAAPKTTRAKSNGTLPVDGVLDAQTLRSLPEALPASIDAADAIASAPLVDLEPEVQRPAYWDKACADLVKRDRILKKLIPKFGPVHLLSRDDPFVTLARSVVGQQISAPAAQALWQRVESACPKLVPQQFIKLGHEKLVACGLSKRKAEYLLDLAQHFVSGAVHVGKWTSMDDEDVIAELTQIRGIGRWTAEMFLIFNLARPNVLPLDDLGLIRAISVNYFSGEPVTRSEAREVAANWEPWRTVATWYMWRSLEPLQD; from the coding sequence ATGGCAACGGCCACGAAGACGCAGGCGAAGCGGCCTGCGTCGCCAACGGGCGCGGCGGCTGCGGCGAAGAACGCGCGCAGCGGCGGCGCCGCAAAAACGGCGAGGAACGCCGGCAATGCAAAGACCGCGACCGCGGCAAAAAAGACGCCCGTGAAGCGTGTGCTGAACGGCGCGTCGGACGGCGCGCACAAGATCGCGCGCAAACGCGCGGCCGCGCCGAAGACCACGCGGGCGAAAAGCAACGGCACATTGCCGGTCGACGGCGTGCTCGATGCGCAAACGTTGCGCTCGCTGCCCGAGGCGTTGCCCGCGTCGATCGACGCGGCGGATGCAATCGCGTCCGCGCCGCTCGTCGATCTCGAACCCGAGGTGCAGCGCCCCGCGTATTGGGACAAGGCATGCGCGGATCTCGTGAAGCGCGACCGCATCCTGAAGAAGCTGATTCCGAAGTTCGGTCCCGTGCATCTGTTGAGCCGCGACGATCCGTTCGTCACGCTCGCGCGCTCGGTGGTCGGCCAGCAGATTTCCGCGCCGGCCGCGCAGGCGCTGTGGCAACGCGTCGAGAGCGCGTGCCCGAAGCTCGTGCCGCAGCAGTTCATCAAGCTCGGTCACGAGAAGCTCGTCGCGTGCGGATTGTCGAAGCGCAAGGCCGAATACCTGCTCGACCTCGCGCAGCACTTCGTGTCCGGCGCGGTGCACGTCGGCAAGTGGACGTCGATGGACGACGAGGACGTGATCGCGGAGCTGACGCAGATTCGCGGCATCGGCCGCTGGACCGCCGAGATGTTCCTGATCTTCAATCTCGCGCGTCCGAACGTGTTGCCGCTCGACGATCTGGGGCTGATCCGCGCGATCAGCGTCAACTATTTCAGCGGCGAGCCGGTCACGCGCAGCGAGGCGCGCGAGGTTGCCGCGAACTGGGAGCCGTGGCGCACCGTCGCGACCTGGTACATGTGGCGCAGCCTCGAACCGCTGCAGGACTAG
- a CDS encoding acetyl-CoA carboxylase carboxyltransferase subunit alpha: MKTTFLDFEQPIAELEGKIEELRFVQDDSAVDISEEIERLSKKSQQLTKDLYANLTPWQVSQIARHPQRPYTLDYVHELFTDFHELHGDRSFADDLSIVGGLARFNGQACMVIGQQKGRDTKERAARNFGMPRPEGYRKAERLMRLAEKFGLPIFTFIDTPGAYPGIGAEERGQSEAIGRNLYVMAELKTPIIATVIGEGGSGGALAIAVADTLLMLQFSTYSVISPEGCASILWKSAAKAPEAAEALGLTAHRLKALGLIDKIINEPLGGAHRDPKGMAALLRRALSDSLRQFQGMSVQDLRERRLERLMSYGKFKETTPGA, from the coding sequence ATGAAAACGACCTTTCTGGATTTCGAACAGCCGATCGCGGAACTCGAAGGCAAGATCGAAGAGTTGCGTTTCGTCCAGGACGATTCGGCCGTCGACATTTCGGAAGAGATCGAGCGGCTGTCGAAGAAGAGCCAGCAGCTCACGAAAGACCTGTATGCGAACCTGACGCCGTGGCAGGTGTCGCAGATCGCGCGTCATCCGCAACGTCCGTACACGCTCGACTACGTGCACGAGCTGTTCACCGACTTCCACGAACTGCACGGCGACCGCTCGTTCGCGGACGACCTGTCGATCGTCGGCGGCCTCGCGCGCTTCAACGGCCAGGCGTGCATGGTGATCGGCCAGCAGAAGGGCCGCGACACGAAGGAGCGCGCCGCGCGCAACTTCGGGATGCCGCGTCCGGAAGGCTACCGGAAGGCCGAGCGCCTGATGCGCCTCGCCGAGAAATTCGGCTTGCCGATCTTCACGTTCATCGACACGCCGGGCGCGTATCCGGGCATCGGCGCGGAAGAGCGCGGCCAGTCGGAGGCGATCGGCCGCAACCTGTACGTGATGGCCGAGCTGAAGACGCCGATCATCGCGACGGTGATCGGCGAGGGCGGCTCGGGCGGCGCGCTCGCGATCGCGGTCGCGGATACGCTGCTGATGCTGCAGTTCTCGACCTACTCGGTGATCTCGCCGGAAGGCTGCGCGTCGATTCTGTGGAAGAGCGCCGCGAAGGCGCCGGAAGCAGCCGAGGCGCTTGGCCTGACGGCGCACCGGCTGAAGGCGCTCGGGCTGATCGACAAGATCATCAACGAGCCGCTCGGCGGCGCGCATCGCGATCCGAAGGGCATGGCCGCGTTGCTGCGCCGCGCGCTGTCGGACTCGCTGCGTCAGTTCCAGGGGATGAGCGTGCAGGATCTGCGCGAACGCCGTCTGGAGCGCCTGATGAGCTACGGCAAGTTCAAGGAAACGACGCCGGGCGCATAA